The sequence below is a genomic window from Shinella zoogloeoides.
TCGAGGAGAATGACGTCCATTTCAGAGTTCCTTTCGTTGAGTTCAGGTATTCGTGGTTTTCTTCTCTGCCGGGCCGGAGGGCGTCAGCGCGATGGTGCGCCGCGTGTCCATCAGGCCCAGGATGAGGATGACGAAGATCGGTATGGTGAAGAGCAGTACCGAGATGTAGGCGAGCCACAGGGCGAAGGGCCGCCAGGGCTTGCCCCGCGTCCTGAAATGCAGGCTCGCGAAGCCGGCAAGCACGAAGCCGGCCCCGAAGGTGCCGCAGACGAGCGCGCCGATGATCGCCGGCATGCCGCCCAGGAAGGTGAGCACCAGGCCGCCGAGGAAGAAGAAGATCGCGTTGCGGTGCATGCGCAGCGTGGACGGCATATCCTCGCGCGGGCGAAGCCCCTTGCCGGAAAGGCGAACGATGAAGGTGGCGATGTAATAGGCCGCAAACAGCAGGAAGACCCAGAGGGCGCCCTGAACCAGCGGCAGGGCCAGCGAGAAGATGGACTTCATCTGCGCCACGGCGCTCGCATCGGGATTGTAGAGCGGTTCCTGCGCCTTCAGCGTCTCGATGACGATGTCGACCAGCTTGCTGGCCATTTCGCTGTCATAGCCGACGATCGCGCCGACGGCGATCATGCCCAGCGTCACCATGACGGCGAGATGGGCGAGAATGTTGGAGAGCGGATACCAGGCAAGAGCGTCGTCCGGGCCGCCGAGCTCGGAGGCAGGGCGGGCGAGGTTGGCGAGATTGCTCAGCCAGCCGGCGGGGATCAGCGTGATGAGGACGATCAGCGCGGCGAAATGCGAGGACACCAGCGCCGAGGCGGTCACGCCGCCGGCGACGACCGCGATGAAGGCGCTTGCGTTGCCCCAGCCGAGGCCGGCGATCAGGATGGGAAGGGCGGACGCGGCGTAAAGCACGATCGCCAGCGACGACTGCGCGTTCGCGCTCAGCGACAGCAGAGCGGCGGTCACACCGGCAACAAGGCCGGTCGCAATCGAGGTTGGCGTCAAGGTCTTCACGTTCGCTGTCCTGTCCGGTCAGACAGTTAGAGGAGTTTCCTGACAGTTCGCTTCAGGACGGCTCCCCAACATGGGTTTTTGGCCCGAAAGGGCCGGCGGTTCCGATCCGCGCCCATCGCGGAAGGGAGAAAGGGAAGGCGGCAGAACCGTCTTCCCTCGAGTCAGATGCTGCAGCCCGACGTCGAGTCAGGCCGCAGGGAAAGCGTCCTTACGCTACGACGTAGGGCAGCAGGCCGAGGAAGCGAGCGCGCTTGATCGCCTTGGCGAGTTCGCGCTGCTTCTTCTGGGAAACGGCGGTGATGCGGGACGGAACGATCTTGCCGCGCTCGGAGATGTAACGCGACAGAAGACGGACGTCCTTGTAGTCGATCTTCGGAGCGTTGGCGCCCGAGAAGGGGCAGGTCTTGCGGCGGCGGTGGAACGGACGGCGTGCCGGAGCGGAGGAAGTATCAGCCATTGTCTTAGTCTCCTTCTGCTTCGATTACGCGCGGTCTTCGCGGGCCGGACGGTCGCCACGCGGCGGGCGGTCGCCGAAGTCGCGGCGCGGGCCACGATCGCCGAAGTCGCGGCGCGGGCCGCGGTCGTCGCCGTCACGACGCGGACGGTCGTCGCGGTCGCGCTTCTGCATCATAGCGGACGGGCCCTCTTCGTGGGCCTCGACGGCGATGGTCATGTAACGAAGGACGTCTTCGTTGATGCGCATCTGGCGTTCCATCTCGTGGATGGCGGCGGCCGGAGCGTCGATGTCCATCAGCGCGTAATGCGCCTTGCGGTTCTTCTTGATGCGGTAGGTCAGGGACTTGAGGCCCCAGTTTTCGACCCGGCCGACCTTGCCGCCGTGTGCTTCGATCACGCCCTTGTACTGTTCGACGAGAGCGTCGACCTGCTGGGCGGACACGTCCTGGCGGGCCAGGAATACATGTTCGTAGAGAGCCATGTGGCTTTGCCTTTCTTGCGTTAAACTACACCCGAAACCGGCGCCAAGCCTCAACGACAGTTCTCAGGGGCCGAGGCCCGAAGCAAGAAAAGCGTTAATCCAGACGGTCGAGAGCGGAGACACGGGAGGCCGGAGCCCTTGGCCCCAAACGGCAGATCTTGCGATTTGCCGGCCCTCCGTTCAGCCACCAGCCGGTGACCCGGGTGTTTTGAACAGCGCGCTTATACGGATTTTCAGGCCGAATGCAAGCCTTGAAGGCAAATGCGCGCTGCACCGTTCTGAAACGGGCGGGAACCAAATTGTGAACGATGCGTTGTTCAGTCCGATCCAACCAGATGGAGTGACCGACATGCAAGACCCGAACCTTGTCAATCGTCCGCCGGAAGATCGCGCGACGCGCCCGGTGGATGACCGCGGCCCGACCGTCGTCAATGCAAGCAATGGCAGCGGCACCGGCGGATGGGCCGTCGCCGTGATCCTCGCCGTCCTCGTGGCGGTAGGCATCTTCTATTTCGTCGGCAGCGGAACGCCGGGTGACGGAGTCGATCCCAACGCCAACACGTCGGCGATCGGCACGCAGGACAGCGCGCCGGCCGGCGGCACGGCCACCGATGGCCAGACGGGCGGCACGACCGGCGGCACCCAGCCGCTGGAAAGCCAGCCGAGCGGCGGCCAGCCGGCCGAAGGCGGCGGCGCGACCACGACCACGCCGTAACGTCACCCGCATGGGGCACTGGAGAAACCCGCCGGAAACGGCGGGTTTCTTCGTATTACCCCTTGGAACGCATGAAACTCTTTCAGGATTCGCAGGAGATTTCTTTCCGGCGATTTCGGCTAGCTTCCCGTGCCCGAAGTGGAGGCTTCGGAAAACCCATCACGCCGGGAGGAGAAGCCATTGGCGAACCATAGCGACCGCGCACAGGCGCCGCACTGCACAGACGTGTGCACCAGAATTCAAATCCGGGTGGAGGGCCGCGCATGAACGCCTATACCCATCCGGAAGTACCGTCACAGCCGGCAGACGAACTGGTCTTCGCGCTGGAGGACAAGCCGGCACCGCCGATCGCGCTTCTGGCCGCCATCCAGCACCTTCTCGCGATCATCGTTCCGATCGTCACGCCCGGTCTCCTGATCTGTCAGGCTCTCGGTGTCTCGGCGCGCGACACCAACATGATCGTCTCCATGTCGCTGGTTATTTCGGGCATCGCCACCTTCGTTCAGTGCCGCCGGTTCGGCCCACTCGGCGCGGGCCTGCTGATCGTCCAGGGCACCAGCTTCAACTTCGTCGGCCCGCTGATTGCCGGCGGCGTGCTCATGGTGAAGCAGGGCACGCCCGTGGAGGCCGTCATGGCCGCCATCTTCGGCGTGGTGATCGCCGGCTCCTTCATCGAGATGGGGCTCTCGCGCATCCTGCCCTTCGTCAAGAAGTTCATCACGCCGCTGGTCACCGGCATCGTCGTGCTGATGATCGGCCTCACCCTCATCAAAGTCGGCCTCATCAGCATGGGCGGCGGCTTCGGCGCGATGCAGTCGGGCACCTTCGCCAATGGCGAGAACCTGCTGCTGTCAGGCACCGTGCTGGCGCTGATCATCGGCCTCAACCGCGTCCCGGTCGTATGGGTGCGCAGCGCCGCGATCATCATCGCGCTTGCCGTCGGCTATGCGCTTGCGGCCGTGCTCGGCCGCCTCGATTTTACCGGCGTGCACCAGGCCGCCTGGTTCCAGGTGCCGACGCCGCTGCATTTCGGGCTGGATTTCTCCTGGACGCTGTTCGCCCCGATGGTCGTGATCTACCTCGTGACCTCGCTGGAGGCCATCGGCGACATCACCGCGACCAGCAAGATCTCCCGCCAGCCTGTCGAAGGCCCGGTCTGGATGGAGCGGGTGAAGGGCGGCGTGCTGGTCAACGGCGCGAACTCGTTCCTCGCCGGCATCTTCAACACGTTCCCGAGCTCCGTCTTCGCGCAGAACAACGGCATCATCCAGCTCACCGGCGTCGCCAGCCGCCATGTCGGCGTCTATATCGCCGGCGTGCTCGTGCTGCTCGGCCTCTTCCCGACGACCGCCGGCGTCATCCAGGCGGTGCCGGAGCCGGTGCTGGGCGGGGCCGTGATCGTGATGTTCGGCGCCGTCGCCGCATCAGGCATCAATATCCTCGCCGGCCTTCAGCTCGACCGGCGGGCGCTGCTGATCATCTCGATCTCGCTGGCGCTCGGCCTCGGCGTGTCGCAGGTGCCGGAATTCGTCTCGCACATGCCCAGTTTCGTGAAAAACGTGCTGGAATCGGGCGTGGCGACCGGTGGTCTCTGCGCGGTCTTCCTGAACTGGCTGCTGCCGGAAACGCAGGAGCCAAAGCCCGTCCACTGACGAATGCTCCGGGCGGCCCTTGAGGCCGCCCGGCACATTTTACATCGGCGCCGGATAGAGCCGGTGGATGCGGCGGATGCCGTTCATCACCTCCGCCGAAAGCGTCAGGTCCGCGGCGGCGATATCCGTCTTCAACTGTTCCATCGACGTCGCGCCGATGATGACGGACGCCATGAAGGGCCGAGTCAGGCAGAAGGCGAGCGCCATCTGGGCCGGGTCGATCCCGTTCTCCTTCGCCAGCTCCAC
It includes:
- a CDS encoding nucleobase:cation symporter-2 family protein, which produces MNAYTHPEVPSQPADELVFALEDKPAPPIALLAAIQHLLAIIVPIVTPGLLICQALGVSARDTNMIVSMSLVISGIATFVQCRRFGPLGAGLLIVQGTSFNFVGPLIAGGVLMVKQGTPVEAVMAAIFGVVIAGSFIEMGLSRILPFVKKFITPLVTGIVVLMIGLTLIKVGLISMGGGFGAMQSGTFANGENLLLSGTVLALIIGLNRVPVVWVRSAAIIIALAVGYALAAVLGRLDFTGVHQAAWFQVPTPLHFGLDFSWTLFAPMVVIYLVTSLEAIGDITATSKISRQPVEGPVWMERVKGGVLVNGANSFLAGIFNTFPSSVFAQNNGIIQLTGVASRHVGVYIAGVLVLLGLFPTTAGVIQAVPEPVLGGAVIVMFGAVAASGINILAGLQLDRRALLIISISLALGLGVSQVPEFVSHMPSFVKNVLESGVATGGLCAVFLNWLLPETQEPKPVH
- the rpsF gene encoding 30S ribosomal protein S6; protein product: MALYEHVFLARQDVSAQQVDALVEQYKGVIEAHGGKVGRVENWGLKSLTYRIKKNRKAHYALMDIDAPAAAIHEMERQMRINEDVLRYMTIAVEAHEEGPSAMMQKRDRDDRPRRDGDDRGPRRDFGDRGPRRDFGDRPPRGDRPAREDRA
- a CDS encoding DUF2232 domain-containing protein, which codes for MKTLTPTSIATGLVAGVTAALLSLSANAQSSLAIVLYAASALPILIAGLGWGNASAFIAVVAGGVTASALVSSHFAALIVLITLIPAGWLSNLANLARPASELGGPDDALAWYPLSNILAHLAVMVTLGMIAVGAIVGYDSEMASKLVDIVIETLKAQEPLYNPDASAVAQMKSIFSLALPLVQGALWVFLLFAAYYIATFIVRLSGKGLRPREDMPSTLRMHRNAIFFFLGGLVLTFLGGMPAIIGALVCGTFGAGFVLAGFASLHFRTRGKPWRPFALWLAYISVLLFTIPIFVILILGLMDTRRTIALTPSGPAEKKTTNT
- the rpsR gene encoding 30S ribosomal protein S18, whose amino-acid sequence is MADTSSAPARRPFHRRRKTCPFSGANAPKIDYKDVRLLSRYISERGKIVPSRITAVSQKKQRELAKAIKRARFLGLLPYVVA